The Mycobacterium avium subsp. avium genomic sequence GCTGCGGGCGCACCCATCCCTCGCCGGCCATCCGCCGCTCCAGCTCGGCGAATTGCGCCTCGGTGTCGCGGTAGTCGAGGCGCAGCTCGGCGTCCATGAAGCCCAGCATGGCCCGGGCCTCGGCGTTGTCGCGGGCGCTGTACACCCCGGCCATGGTGGAGTCCCCGTAGTGCCACATCTGCCAGTAGTCCAGGCCCAGGAAATGGGGCACGGTAAAGATCGCCGCGTGCGTGCCTAACCGCTCGATGAACTCGTCTTCCGGCCCGAACACCAGGCGCCGCACGTTGGAGTGCAGGCCGTCCGTGCCGATCACCAGGTCGAAATCGCGCGGGGCGGCGCGCTCGAAGCTGACGCGGACCGCCGCGCCCCGGTCGTCGAGCGCGGTGATGGTGTCGTCGAACAGGTACTCGGCGGTCCATTGGCTTGCGCCGTAAAGCAATTCGACCAAGTCGTCGCGCAACAACTCGATGTCGGGGCCCTCGATCGGCCCGCCGGTGGGGCCAGAAATCGCGGCTTCGGTGTCCCGGGACAGCTCGTTGCCGTCCCGGTCGACGACCGAGGAGCCCCGGATCTGGGTCCTGCGCTTCGCCGCGGCGGCCAGCAGCCCCATGCGCTCCAGCACGCCCAGCGCCGGCCCGCGCACGTCGATGGCCTGACCACCCGGCCGCGGCCCGCGATGGCGCTCCACCACGGTCACCGAATGGCCATGGCGCCCAAGCCAAAAGGCCGCCGCCGTACCGGCCACGCTGGCACCGGACACCAGCACGTCAGACATGACAACTCACTTGATCCCCGCCAGTCCTTTTGCGTCGCGGAAGACGTCGTCGAGCATTGCTGGTGTCAACCTACCGGTGAACATGTTCTGCTGGCTGGGGTGGTAGCAGCCGAGCAGCCGCACACCGGGCGCCAGCTCGGCGACGACGCCGTGCCCGAACCGGGGCTTGCGCGCGGCCGGCACGCCCGGTAGCCGCAGCGCGATCTGCCAGCCGAAGCCGCCCAGGGCCACCACCACCCGGACATGCTCGGAGATCAGCCGCCATTCGGCCTGCAGCCAGGGCCAGCAGGTGTCCCGCTCGACGGGCGTCGGGGCATTGGCCGGCGGGGCACAGTGCACCGGCGCGACGATGCGAATGTGCTTGGTGCGCAACCCATCCGCCGCGTCGACACTGGTCGGCTGGTTCACCAGACCGGCCCGGTACAGCGCCGCGTACAACTGGTCGCCCGAGCGGTCGCCGGTGAACATCCGGCCGGTCCGGTTGGCGCCGTGCGCGGCGGGCGCCAACCCGACGATCAGCAGCCGGGGCCGCGCCGATCCCCAGCTGGGCACCGGCCGGCCCCAATACGGTTGGTCGGCGAAGGCGCGGCGTTTGACCACCGCGACCTCCTCGCGCCACTCGACCAGCCGCGGGCAGGCCCGGCACACGCTGACCAGCGCGTCGAGTTCGGGAATCGCGCCGGCGTGGCGGGCCAACGCGATCACCTGATCGGCATCGGCGGCGACCGGGGTCTGCGGGGTGGCCGGATCCCCCGGCCATCCGCTACCGGCCGGCACCGGCGAGTCGAACGCCTGGCCGGTACGCGGATGCTCGAGCACACCAACATCCTGCATTCGCGGCCGGCCACCGCGAAATTCAGTGGCCGCCGCGCGGGGTATGCGGTTACATTCTCCCCGCGATCCCCATGCCTGACACGAGCCGCGGCCCGGCCCTTTTGATCTTGTTCGCAACGCTGCTTGCGACGGCGGGCACCGGCATATCGATCGTCGCTTTCCCGTGGCTCGCGTTGCAGCACCGGCACAGCGCCACCGACGCGTCGATCGTGGCCGCGGCCATGACCCTGCCGTTGGTGCTCGCCACATTGATCGCGGGCACCGCGGTCGACTTCTTCGGGCGCCGCCGGGTGTCGCTGGTCTGCGATTGGCTGTCCGGTGCGGCGGTGACGGCGGTGCCGCTGACCGCCTGGATCTTCGGCGCCGCGGCCATCGACGTCGCCGAGCTGGCCGTATTGGCCTTCTGCGCGGCCGCTTTCGACCCGGCCGGGATGACGGCGCGCCAGTCCATGCTGCCCGAGGCCGCCGCGCGGGCCGGCTGGTCGCTGGACCGCACCAACAGCAGCTACGAGGCGATGCTGAATCTGGCTTTCATCGTGGGCCCGGGGCTGGGCGGCTTGCTGATCGCCACGCTGGGCGGCATCAACACGATGTGGGTGACGGCGGGTTGTTTCGCCTTGTCCTTCTTGGCAATTGGGGCGCTACGGCTCGAAGGTGCCGGCAAACCGCCGCGGGCGACCCGCCCGGTCGGGCTGGTGACCGGCATCGCCGAGGGCGTGCGGTTCGTCTGGAACCTGCGGGTGCTGCGCACGCTGGGGCTGATCGACCTGGCCGTGACCGCGCTGTATCTGCCGATGGAAAGCGTGTTGTTCCCCAAGTATTTCGCCGATCAGCACCAGCCGGCCCAGTTGGGTTGGGCGCTGATGGCGCTGGCGCTGGGCGGGGTGGCGGGCGCGCTGGGCTATGCCGTGCTGTCAGCACGGCTGCGGCGGCGGACGGCGGTGCTGACGGCGACGCTCACCTTCGGGGCGACGACGGCCGGTATCGCGGTGCTGCCGCCGTTGCCGGTGATCCTGGGGCTGTGCGCGGTCACCGGCGTGGTGTACGGCCCGATCCAGCCGATCTACAACTTCGTCATGCAGACCCGGGCGCCGCATCACCTGCGGGGCCGGGTGGTCGGGGTGATGGCCGGATTGACCTACGCGGCGGGGCCGCTGGGCCTGTTGGTCGCCGGCCCGCTGGCCGACGCCGCCGGCCTGAAGGCCACCTTTTTGACCTTGGCGGTGCCGATCCTGGCGATCGGTGTCGTGGCCTGCGGCCTGCCGTCGCTGCGCGAACTGGACCGGGCACCGCAGTTCGCCGACGACCCGGGTGCGTGAGGCGGGCTTAGGATCGGGCGGTGAGCTCCGAAGCCTTGGCCAGCCTGATCGCCGACCTGCCCGACGGGACTGTGGTCACCGACCCGACGGTGACCGAGGGCTACCGCCAGGACCGCGCGTTCGACCCGTCGGCCGGAAAACCGCTGGCCGTGGTGCGGCCGCGGCGCACCGAGGAGGTGCAGACCGTGCTGCGCTGGGCGAGCGCGCACGGCGTCCCGGTGGTCACCCGCGGGGCCGGCAGCGGCCTGTCCGGCGGTGCGACCGCCCTGGACAACGGCATCGTGCTCTCGACGGAGAAGATGCGCGACATCACCGTCGACCCGGTGACCCGCACGGCGGTCTGCCAGCCGGGGCTGTTCAACGCCGAGGTGAAGAAGGCGGCCGCCGAGCACGGCCTGTGGTATCCGCCGGACCCGTCGTCGTTCGAGATCTGCAGCATCGGCGGCAACATCGCCACCAACGCCGGCGGCCTGTGCTGCGTGAAGTACGGCGTGACCACCGACTACGTGCTGGGCATGCAGGTGGTGCTGGCCGACGGCACCGCCGTTCGGCTCGGCGGGCCGCGGCTCAAGGACGTCGCGGGGCTGTCGTTGACGAAGCTGTTCGTCGGCAGCGAGGGCACCCTGGGCGTCATCACCGAGGTGACGCTGCGGCTGGTGCCCAAGCAGAACACCTCCAGCGTCGTGGTGGCCAGCTTCGCCACGGTCGAGGATGCGGTCGGCGCTGTGCTCGGCGTCACCGGGCGGCTGCGCCCGTCGATGCTGGAGTTCATGGACTCCGTCGCGATCAACGCCGTCGAGGACACCCTGCGGATGGACCTGGACCGCGGCGCGGCCGCGATGCTGGTGGCCGGGTCCGACGAGCGTGGCCGCGCCGGCAGCGAGGACGCCGAGATCATGGCCAAGGTGTTCGCGGAAAACGCTGCGACGGAAGTGTTTTCGACCGACGACCCGGACGAGGGCGAGGCGTTCGTCGTCGCCCGCCGGTTCTGCATTCCGGCCGTGGAGGCCAAGGGGTCGTTGCTGCTCGAAGACGTCGGGGTGCCGCTTCCGGCGCTGGGCCGGCTGGTCACCGGGATCGCGGCCATCGCCGCCGAACGCGACCTGATGATCTCGGTGATCGCCCACGCCGGCGACGGCAACACCCACCCGTTGATCGTCTACGACCCCGCCGATGCCGACATGACCGAGCGCGCACACCTGGCGTTCGGCGAGATCATGGACCTGGCCGTCGGCCTGGGCGGCACCATCACCGGCGAGCACGGCGTCGGCCGGCTGAAGCGGCCCTGGCTGGCCGGCTACCTGGGGCCCGAGGTGATGGACCTCAACCGGCGGATCAAGCAGGCGCTGGACCCGCAGGGCATCTTGAACCCCGGCTCGGGGATCTGAGCTGTTTGTTGCCAAGTTGGCGCCGAGCGTCACGCCAGCGTGGCTTCGCCCGCCGAGCGTCACGCCAGCGTGACGGGAGGCCACGACGGGGTTGACACAGCGCCCGTAACTGTCGTACGAATGAGACATGACATCGACTGTGTCTCACAACGTGCCGGTGGCGTTCGAGTTGCCCAACGCCGACACCTGGGCCGACCCGTGGCCGATGTACCGCGCGCTGCGTGACCACGACCCGGTGCACCACGTCGTCCCGCCCAAGCGCCCGGAGCACGACTACTACGTGCTGTCCCGGCACGCCGACGTGTGGGCCGCGGCCCGCGACCACGAAACCTTCTCCTCGGCGAAGGGTTTGACGGTCAACTATGACGACCTGGAACTCATTGGGCTGCAAGACAATCCGCCGTTCGTGATGCAGGACCCGCCGGTGCACACCGAGTTTCGCAAGCTGGTGTCGCGCGGCTTCACGCCGCGGCAGGTCGAGGCGGTGGAGCCCAAGGTGCGCGACTTCGTGGTCGAGCGCATCGAACGGCTGCGCGCGGCCGGCGGCGGGGACATCGTCGCCGAGCTGTTCAAACCGCTGCCGTCGATGGTCGTCGCCCACTATCTCGGTGTGCCCGAGGAAGATCGGGCACAATTCGACGGCTGGACCGAGGCCATCGTGGCGGCCAACACGGCCGACGGCGGTGTCGCCGGCGCGCTGGGCAGTGCGGGCGATGCGGTCACGTCGATGATGGCCTACTTCACCGGGCTGATCGAGCGGCGCCGGACCGACCCCGAGGCACGACACCATCTCGCATCTGGTGTCCGCCGGGGTGGGCGCCGACGGCGACATCGCCGGCACCCTGTCGGTGCTGGCCTTCACGTTCACCATGGTCACCGGGGGCAACGACACCACCACCGGAATGCTCGGCGGGTCAATGCCTTTGCTGCACCAGCGGCCCGACCAAAGGCAGCGGCTGGTCGACGAGCCGGAGCTGATCCCCGACGCCGTCGAGGAGCTGCTGCGGCTGACCTCGCCGGTGCAGGGGCTGGCCCGCACCACCACCCGGGACGTGACGATCGGCCGGACCACCATCCCGGCCGGGCGCCGGGTGCTGCTGCTGTACGGGTCGGCCAACCGCGACGAACGCCAGTACGGGCCCGACGCCGGCGAACTCGACGTCGCCCGCTGTCCGCGCAACATCCTCACGTTCAGCCACGGCGCGCACCACTGCCTGGGCGCGGCCGCCGCGCGGATGCAGTCGCGGGTCGCGCTGACCGAGCTGCTGGCCCGCTGCCCCGACTTCGAGGTGGACGAGTCGGGCATCGTGTGGGCCGGCGGCAACTACGTCCGGCGACCGCTGTCGGTGCCGATCCGGGTGAAGTCCTGATGCCCGGCGCGCGCAGGAGCACCGACTGGCTTTCCGGACACCGCAACGAGGCGGCCGTCGACCGGATCCTCGACGCGGCCCAGGAGCTCTACACCCAGCGCGATTCGGAATCCATCGGCATGAACGAAATCGCCAGGGCCGCAGGGTGTTCCCGCGCCACACTGTACCGGTACTTCGAGAACCGGGAGGCGCTGCGCACCGCGTATGTGCACCGCGAGGCCAACCGGCTGGGCCGGGCGATCATGGAACAGATCGACGGCATCGACGAACCCCGCCAGCGGCTGACCGCGAGCATCACCACCACCTTGCGGATGGTCCGCGGCAACCCCGCGCTGGCGTCGTGGTTCGCCGTCACCCGCCCGCCCATCGCCGGCGAGCTGGCCGAACACTCCGAGGTGATCACCGCCCTGGCCGCCGCGTTCGTCGGCTCGCTGGGCCCGGAAGAGCCCGCCGTCGTCGAGCGCCGGGCACGCTGGGTGGTCCGGGTGATCACGTCGCTGCTGCTGTTTCCCGGACACGACGAGGCCGACGAGCGGGCGATGATCGAAGAGTTCGTCGTCCCGATCGTGACGCCGGTGTCCGCCCGCGGCTAAGCCCGCAGGTCGCGTCGGGCCGGCCCGCAGCCGGTGTTCGAAGTGCCCGCCTCTGAGCGACAACCTGTTGGTGCGCTCGCACCCGTAACCGAGTTGTCGCTGTGAGGCGGGCATATCGCCTGTCCGCTCTCGGAGAGGCTGCTGTGGCCCATGTGACGAAGGGTGCGCGACGACGGGCGCCTGCCGGCTCAGTCGCGCACCCGGGTGAACCGGTGCAGCAGCCACGCCAACGGGATCGTCAGGACCAGCGTCGCGATGAACAGGTTCAGCATCGAGCCGGTGTAGACGCGGGCGCCGACGATGTAGTCCATCGCGAATTCCATGGTGATCAAATGGATCAGGAAGATCTCGTAGGAGATCTCCCCCAGCCACACCATCGGGCGGCTGGCCAGCAGCCGCGAATACCACCCGTGATCGCCCAGCGCCAGCGGCGCCACGGCGAGGGCGGCGATCACGGCGTAGAAGCAGGTCTTGAACAACGCCTCGCTCAGCGTGGCCGGTGACGTCGTGGGCGCGCCGGCGATCGGGGTGGAGACGATGAAATAACTGACCACCGCCAGCGGGATGGCCACGAAACCGTAGGCGCGCGCGCCCATTTCCTGCAGCACCGTCAGCATCATGCCGGCCAGGAACCAGGCCAGGTAGGTGGGCAGCCACAGCCGGGCGCCGTCGGGAAACCAGTGATCGGTGTGCACCAGCACCAGCCAGGCCGGGCTGACCAAGGCCAGCCCCGCCAGCGCGCCCAGCACCAGCTTCGGCTGCCACTGCCGCCGGCAGATCAGCACCAGCAGCAGGTAGGCCAGCAGCGGCAGGATGACGTAGAAGGACGCCTCCACGGCCAGGCTCCACATCTGGGTCAGCCCCTGATGCAGATACTTGCCCAGGTAGCCGTTGCAGTAGATCTGGGTGAGCGTCAGGTTGCGCGCCAGACCCAGCCAGCTGTGCCCGGGGTTGGGACCAGCCTCGCGGAAGTGGTACAGCACGTAGGCGAACAGCACCGTGATGACGTAGGCGGGCATGATGCGCCGAACTCGGTGCCACGCATAGCGACTCAGCGACGGCGGTGGGCCGCCGGTGGCCGCGGACTTCACCCACGGCCGGAACAGCAGGTAGCCGGAGAGCACGAAGAAGATGGGCACCCCGATCTCCATGCGGGAACCGACCAGCCCCCAATACCCGTGCGTGTACTTGCCGGTGGTGTAGGCCGCGTGGGTGCCGACGACGAGCAGCGCGGCGACCGCACGGACCCCGGTCAGCGAGGCGACGCGGTCGACGCGAGAGGTCTGCTCGAGCCCGCCCTGGGCGTCTTGTTCTTCCGACAGC encodes the following:
- a CDS encoding FAD-binding oxidoreductase, whose protein sequence is MSSEALASLIADLPDGTVVTDPTVTEGYRQDRAFDPSAGKPLAVVRPRRTEEVQTVLRWASAHGVPVVTRGAGSGLSGGATALDNGIVLSTEKMRDITVDPVTRTAVCQPGLFNAEVKKAAAEHGLWYPPDPSSFEICSIGGNIATNAGGLCCVKYGVTTDYVLGMQVVLADGTAVRLGGPRLKDVAGLSLTKLFVGSEGTLGVITEVTLRLVPKQNTSSVVVASFATVEDAVGAVLGVTGRLRPSMLEFMDSVAINAVEDTLRMDLDRGAAAMLVAGSDERGRAGSEDAEIMAKVFAENAATEVFSTDDPDEGEAFVVARRFCIPAVEAKGSLLLEDVGVPLPALGRLVTGIAAIAAERDLMISVIAHAGDGNTHPLIVYDPADADMTERAHLAFGEIMDLAVGLGGTITGEHGVGRLKRPWLAGYLGPEVMDLNRRIKQALDPQGILNPGSGI
- a CDS encoding acyltransferase family protein → MTLSEEQDAQGGLEQTSRVDRVASLTGVRAVAALLVVGTHAAYTTGKYTHGYWGLVGSRMEIGVPIFFVLSGYLLFRPWVKSAATGGPPPSLSRYAWHRVRRIMPAYVITVLFAYVLYHFREAGPNPGHSWLGLARNLTLTQIYCNGYLGKYLHQGLTQMWSLAVEASFYVILPLLAYLLLVLICRRQWQPKLVLGALAGLALVSPAWLVLVHTDHWFPDGARLWLPTYLAWFLAGMMLTVLQEMGARAYGFVAIPLAVVSYFIVSTPIAGAPTTSPATLSEALFKTCFYAVIAALAVAPLALGDHGWYSRLLASRPMVWLGEISYEIFLIHLITMEFAMDYIVGARVYTGSMLNLFIATLVLTIPLAWLLHRFTRVRD
- a CDS encoding TetR/AcrR family transcriptional regulator, with the protein product MPGARRSTDWLSGHRNEAAVDRILDAAQELYTQRDSESIGMNEIARAAGCSRATLYRYFENREALRTAYVHREANRLGRAIMEQIDGIDEPRQRLTASITTTLRMVRGNPALASWFAVTRPPIAGELAEHSEVITALAAAFVGSLGPEEPAVVERRARWVVRVITSLLLFPGHDEADERAMIEEFVVPIVTPVSARG
- a CDS encoding uracil-DNA glycosylase, which produces MQDVGVLEHPRTGQAFDSPVPAGSGWPGDPATPQTPVAADADQVIALARHAGAIPELDALVSVCRACPRLVEWREEVAVVKRRAFADQPYWGRPVPSWGSARPRLLIVGLAPAAHGANRTGRMFTGDRSGDQLYAALYRAGLVNQPTSVDAADGLRTKHIRIVAPVHCAPPANAPTPVERDTCWPWLQAEWRLISEHVRVVVALGGFGWQIALRLPGVPAARKPRFGHGVVAELAPGVRLLGCYHPSQQNMFTGRLTPAMLDDVFRDAKGLAGIK
- a CDS encoding MFS transporter; amino-acid sequence: MPDTSRGPALLILFATLLATAGTGISIVAFPWLALQHRHSATDASIVAAAMTLPLVLATLIAGTAVDFFGRRRVSLVCDWLSGAAVTAVPLTAWIFGAAAIDVAELAVLAFCAAAFDPAGMTARQSMLPEAAARAGWSLDRTNSSYEAMLNLAFIVGPGLGGLLIATLGGINTMWVTAGCFALSFLAIGALRLEGAGKPPRATRPVGLVTGIAEGVRFVWNLRVLRTLGLIDLAVTALYLPMESVLFPKYFADQHQPAQLGWALMALALGGVAGALGYAVLSARLRRRTAVLTATLTFGATTAGIAVLPPLPVILGLCAVTGVVYGPIQPIYNFVMQTRAPHHLRGRVVGVMAGLTYAAGPLGLLVAGPLADAAGLKATFLTLAVPILAIGVVACGLPSLRELDRAPQFADDPGA
- a CDS encoding FAD-binding protein, producing the protein MSDVLVSGASVAGTAAAFWLGRHGHSVTVVERHRGPRPGGQAIDVRGPALGVLERMGLLAAAAKRRTQIRGSSVVDRDGNELSRDTEAAISGPTGGPIEGPDIELLRDDLVELLYGASQWTAEYLFDDTITALDDRGAAVRVSFERAAPRDFDLVIGTDGLHSNVRRLVFGPEDEFIERLGTHAAIFTVPHFLGLDYWQMWHYGDSTMAGVYSARDNAEARAMLGFMDAELRLDYRDTEAQFAELERRMAGEGWVRPQLLEYMRTAPDFYFDEMSQIKMDRWSRGRVALVGDAGYCCSPLSGQGTSVALLGAYILAGELKAAGEDHEAGFANYHREFADYVQRNQWLVVDNIPGGAPIPQEVFERIVASITLKDY